The Iamia majanohamensis genome window below encodes:
- a CDS encoding DNA repair protein RecN: MLVELAVSDLGVIDRSRLVLGPGLTALTGETGAGKTLLVEAISLLLGARADADLVRPGAQEAVVEGRFLDGDDEVVLTRVVPRDGRSRAYVDGRMATATALAERGAGLVDLLGQHAHHALLSTPAQRRALDRAAGVDLGPLQEARDRVSDVDRRLGALGGDAGARAREADLLRYQLAELEAAALEDPDEDRALDAEEDVLADATAHREAAAAALEALGSEGAGRDALASARAALAGRAPFAEAADRLTALVAELDDVAGEVRAAAEAVVDDPERLDAVRRRRQLLVDLVRKYGTAPADGAGTLADVLSYAVEARTRLDDLESHDARAAALDAERAAALEQVAAAEAAVGRARRAAAPALADAVTGHLRELALGGARVEVTVGDEDPGDDVAILLAPNPGAPALPVAKAASGGELARTGLALRLVLTADQPTLVFDEVDAGIGGEAAVAVGRALGALGRDRQVLVVTHLAQVAAFARAQVGVTKQTAGGATTSEAAVLDGEDRVRELSRMLSGRTDSARARAHAAELLAEAQGQPAR; this comes from the coding sequence GTGCTGGTGGAGCTGGCCGTGTCCGACCTGGGCGTCATCGACCGGTCCCGCCTGGTGCTGGGGCCCGGGCTCACCGCGCTGACGGGGGAGACGGGCGCGGGCAAGACGCTGCTGGTGGAGGCCATCTCGCTCCTCCTCGGGGCCCGGGCCGACGCCGACCTGGTGCGCCCCGGGGCGCAGGAGGCCGTGGTCGAGGGCCGCTTCCTCGACGGCGACGACGAGGTGGTCCTGACCCGGGTGGTGCCGCGCGACGGGCGGTCCCGGGCCTACGTCGACGGCCGCATGGCCACGGCCACCGCCCTGGCCGAGCGGGGTGCCGGGCTGGTCGACCTCCTGGGCCAGCACGCCCACCACGCCCTGCTGTCGACCCCCGCCCAGCGCCGGGCCCTCGACCGGGCCGCCGGGGTCGACCTCGGGCCCCTCCAGGAGGCGCGCGACCGGGTCTCCGACGTCGACCGGCGCCTGGGTGCCCTCGGCGGCGACGCCGGGGCGCGCGCCCGCGAGGCCGACCTCCTCCGCTACCAGCTGGCCGAGCTGGAGGCCGCCGCCCTCGAGGACCCCGACGAGGACCGGGCCCTCGACGCCGAGGAGGACGTCCTGGCCGACGCCACCGCCCACCGCGAGGCCGCCGCCGCCGCCCTGGAGGCGCTGGGTAGCGAGGGGGCGGGCCGCGATGCCCTGGCCTCGGCCCGGGCCGCCCTCGCCGGCCGGGCCCCCTTCGCCGAGGCGGCCGACCGGCTCACCGCGCTGGTGGCCGAGCTCGACGACGTGGCCGGCGAGGTGCGTGCCGCGGCGGAGGCGGTGGTCGACGACCCCGAGCGCCTCGACGCGGTGCGGCGCCGGCGCCAGCTGCTGGTCGACCTGGTCCGCAAGTACGGCACCGCCCCCGCCGACGGGGCCGGCACCCTGGCCGACGTCCTCTCCTACGCGGTCGAGGCCCGCACGCGCCTCGACGACCTCGAGTCCCACGACGCCCGGGCCGCCGCCCTCGACGCCGAGCGGGCGGCCGCGCTGGAGCAGGTGGCTGCGGCCGAGGCCGCCGTCGGCCGGGCCCGGCGGGCCGCGGCGCCGGCCCTGGCCGACGCCGTCACCGGCCACCTGCGGGAGCTGGCCCTCGGCGGCGCCCGCGTCGAGGTCACGGTGGGCGACGAGGACCCGGGCGACGACGTGGCCATCCTCCTCGCCCCCAACCCGGGCGCCCCGGCCCTGCCCGTGGCCAAGGCCGCGTCGGGCGGTGAGCTGGCCCGCACCGGCCTGGCCCTGCGGCTGGTGCTGACGGCCGACCAGCCCACCCTCGTCTTCGACGAGGTCGACGCCGGCATCGGCGGCGAGGCCGCGGTCGCCGTGGGCCGGGCCCTCGGCGCCCTCGGGCGCGACCGCCAGGTCCTGGTCGTCACCCACCTGGCCCAGGTCGCCGCCTTCGCCCGCGCCCAGGTCGGGGTGACCAAGCAGACCGCGGGTGGGGCCACCACGTCGGAGGCCGCAGTCCTCGACGGCGAGGACCGGGTGCGGGAGCTGTCGCGGATGCTGTCGGGCCGCACCGACAGCGCCCGGGCCCGGGCCCACGCGGCCGAGCTGCTGGCCGAGGCCCAGGGACAGCCGGCGCGATGA
- the murJ gene encoding murein biosynthesis integral membrane protein MurJ, translating to MTDPAGPAPGPVEAPPDIGRAAASVSAVNVVSRISGFARVVATGAALGIATLGDTYQTANQVSNVLFELLAGGLLFAVLVPVFVGRVAHGDRAGARHLGDVLVGRALVGLGAVALLGVVLSPLLARALFVAVPGGPSAAQEQLATVLLWFVLPQVVVYGVGSVITAILQADHRFVAAASAPIANNLVVIATMVTFAIVHGTGSGLDLTGADELILGGGTLLGTVAMTAVVVVASARAGLSLRPRWRHPDVGPLGPLVRQGLWAAGHIGLNQVLLISTIVLANSVPGGAIAFTTAFTVFLLPHAVLAHPIVTALSPRLATHFHQHDDEGYAADLGRGLRILLVMLVPAAVLMAVLARPGLQLVAGVGALDTTGLDLVATALAGFATALVGYSVFFYFTRAAYAVDDAAGPTQINIVVTAAAVLGMVVVSATMEGPGVLAAFGVVQGVALTAGTIALGARLFRRVTAPTGTLGALGRGVLAAVAGGVPALVVVVVVGDASRTASLVATVVGGLVGAVGVIGSLRVVRAPELGAVLARVPGRSRSAPVDEVVA from the coding sequence ATGACCGACCCCGCCGGCCCGGCCCCGGGACCGGTCGAGGCCCCTCCCGACATCGGACGGGCCGCGGCGTCGGTGAGCGCGGTCAACGTGGTCAGCCGCATCTCCGGGTTCGCCCGGGTGGTGGCGACCGGCGCCGCCCTCGGGATCGCCACCCTGGGCGACACCTACCAGACCGCCAACCAGGTCTCGAACGTGCTCTTCGAGCTGCTCGCCGGGGGGCTCCTCTTCGCCGTGCTGGTGCCGGTCTTCGTGGGCCGGGTCGCCCACGGCGATCGCGCCGGCGCCCGCCACCTGGGCGACGTCCTCGTCGGCCGGGCCCTGGTCGGGCTGGGCGCGGTGGCCCTGCTCGGCGTCGTCCTCTCGCCGCTGCTCGCCCGGGCCCTGTTCGTCGCCGTGCCCGGGGGGCCGTCGGCCGCGCAGGAGCAGCTGGCCACCGTCCTGCTGTGGTTCGTGCTGCCCCAGGTCGTGGTCTACGGCGTGGGGTCGGTGATCACCGCCATCCTCCAGGCCGACCACCGCTTCGTGGCCGCTGCCTCGGCCCCGATCGCCAACAACCTGGTGGTCATCGCGACCATGGTCACCTTCGCGATCGTCCACGGCACCGGGAGCGGGCTCGACCTCACGGGGGCCGACGAGCTGATCCTGGGCGGCGGCACGCTGCTCGGCACGGTGGCGATGACCGCGGTGGTCGTGGTGGCCTCGGCCCGCGCCGGGTTGTCGCTGCGCCCGCGGTGGCGCCATCCCGACGTGGGGCCCCTGGGGCCGCTGGTGCGCCAGGGCCTGTGGGCGGCCGGCCACATCGGGCTCAACCAGGTGCTGCTCATCAGCACCATCGTCCTGGCCAACAGCGTCCCCGGCGGCGCCATCGCCTTCACCACGGCCTTCACCGTGTTCCTGCTGCCCCACGCCGTGCTCGCCCACCCCATCGTGACCGCCCTCTCGCCCCGGCTGGCGACCCACTTCCACCAGCACGACGACGAGGGCTACGCCGCGGACCTCGGTCGGGGCCTGCGGATCCTGCTCGTCATGCTCGTGCCCGCCGCCGTGCTGATGGCGGTGCTGGCCCGGCCCGGGCTCCAGCTGGTGGCCGGCGTGGGGGCCCTCGACACCACCGGGCTCGACCTGGTGGCCACCGCCCTGGCCGGCTTCGCCACCGCCCTGGTCGGCTACAGCGTCTTCTTCTACTTCACCCGGGCCGCCTACGCCGTCGACGACGCCGCCGGGCCCACCCAGATCAACATCGTGGTGACGGCGGCGGCGGTCCTGGGCATGGTCGTGGTGTCGGCGACCATGGAGGGCCCCGGCGTCCTGGCCGCCTTCGGCGTGGTCCAGGGCGTGGCCCTCACCGCCGGCACCATCGCCCTCGGGGCCCGGCTGTTCCGTCGGGTCACCGCCCCCACCGGCACCCTCGGGGCGCTGGGCCGGGGCGTCCTCGCCGCCGTCGCCGGCGGTGTACCCGCCCTGGTCGTGGTGGTCGTGGTCGGCGATGCCAGCCGGACCGCCTCGCTGGTGGCCACGGTGGTCGGCGGACTCGTCGGCGCCGTGGGGGTCATCGGTAGTCTGCGGGTGGTGCGGGCCCCGGAGCTGGGGGCGGTGCTGGCGCGCGTGCCGGGTCGGTCCCGGTCCGCTCCCGTGGACGAGGTGGTGGCGTGA
- a CDS encoding glycosyltransferase, with amino-acid sequence MSEHQSAGVEDGPTRVVAVIPVHDGEDRVGATVAAASALPGVERVVVVDDASADASAEAARAAGAEVVVLEVNRGKAGAVRAGIERCGDADVVLLLDADLGATAAGAEPLLGPVRDGEADMTIGVLPGAGRKGGFGLVKRLSAGGIRRACGFEAVAPLSGQRAVRRAVLDDLGPCERFGLEVALTIDAVRGGARVVEVDVDIDHAHTGRRLAGFRHRARQGRDIARTLWPRLTRRRTRMGLVVLLALVAVVGSLFTAPGTDVGAPVASSQVEKVVVVGVPGLGLDQVAQMPEVDRLAREGAMAATNVRTGGDEPRPWAAYATLSAGVRVDAIEAAAEAVGGDGGPVDVPDMAETRAAAGRYLTSDPGALGTSLAIAGRSTAVVSPGTLAAPGDVTGATGAALALANTGGRVDSGVIDPGVLGAGDGDLVADIVSGQLADNDVVVVDPGLTAPKVAGPTPPDDLAADEAGLAATDAVVGAVAEELPDDALLLVVGVTPPDEEWALTATVAWGAGVDVHRLSSPTARRPDLVTLTDIGPTVLDALGVERPSGMAGQALRLREGTVDRDRLDQLDDVARGREADYFRMTITFITALALLQLAAWGLLAAGRLRPRAARVVQALVLVGVAWPLATYLIRLVPVLMTLGPWTHLAPWPVAAAVAWLASRLRRHPLAPLAAVCAATAGLIVADLATGGHLQVASVLGTAPHTTYRFNGLGNVGFAVLAATSLLAVGIHVDAAPRRDEALVTGGAALAVVLVADVAPWMGADVGGILTLLPVFGLTLFALSGRRLRPRSVLVAAAGTVLGFALVLGLDLMRPDEAQTHLARFVTETVADGDLGTAVGRRWAANTRMFTQSAWTWTVLPLALAIAAAVARSRWLRERAPLGRSTRIAVLGALAAGVLGWVLNDSGVVVTAMVLIFVPAVLLVAATERVAGWVGPVPAPGDLGRPPAPTPPLASEPVAVAAGRPGAGEPSWPR; translated from the coding sequence GTGAGCGAGCATCAGAGCGCCGGGGTCGAGGACGGCCCGACCCGGGTGGTGGCCGTCATCCCGGTCCACGACGGTGAGGACCGCGTCGGCGCCACCGTCGCCGCCGCCTCCGCCCTGCCCGGGGTCGAGCGCGTGGTGGTCGTCGACGACGCCTCGGCCGACGCCAGCGCCGAGGCCGCCCGGGCGGCCGGGGCCGAGGTGGTCGTGCTGGAGGTGAACCGGGGCAAGGCCGGGGCCGTCCGCGCCGGCATCGAGCGCTGCGGCGACGCCGACGTCGTCCTGCTGCTCGACGCCGACCTGGGGGCCACCGCGGCGGGGGCGGAGCCGCTCCTCGGCCCGGTGCGCGACGGCGAGGCCGACATGACGATCGGCGTGCTGCCCGGCGCCGGCCGCAAGGGCGGCTTCGGGCTGGTCAAGCGCCTGTCCGCCGGCGGCATCCGCCGGGCCTGCGGCTTCGAGGCGGTGGCCCCGCTGTCGGGCCAGCGGGCCGTGCGGCGCGCCGTCCTCGACGACCTGGGCCCCTGCGAGCGCTTCGGGTTGGAGGTGGCGCTGACCATCGACGCGGTGCGGGGCGGGGCGCGGGTGGTGGAGGTCGACGTCGACATCGACCACGCCCACACCGGTCGGAGGCTCGCCGGCTTCCGTCACCGGGCCCGCCAGGGCCGCGACATCGCCCGCACCCTGTGGCCCCGCCTCACCCGGCGCCGCACGCGCATGGGCCTGGTGGTGCTGCTGGCCCTCGTCGCCGTGGTCGGCTCGCTGTTCACCGCACCGGGCACCGACGTGGGCGCGCCCGTCGCCTCGTCGCAGGTGGAGAAGGTCGTCGTCGTCGGGGTCCCCGGCCTCGGCCTCGACCAGGTCGCCCAGATGCCCGAGGTCGACCGCCTGGCGCGCGAGGGGGCCATGGCCGCCACCAACGTGCGCACCGGGGGCGACGAGCCCCGCCCGTGGGCGGCCTACGCGACCCTGTCGGCCGGGGTCCGGGTGGACGCCATCGAGGCCGCGGCCGAGGCCGTCGGGGGCGACGGGGGCCCCGTCGACGTCCCCGACATGGCTGAGACCCGGGCCGCGGCGGGCCGCTACCTGACGAGCGACCCTGGGGCCCTGGGCACGTCGCTGGCCATCGCCGGGCGCAGCACGGCGGTCGTCAGCCCCGGCACCCTCGCCGCGCCGGGCGACGTCACCGGGGCCACCGGTGCCGCCCTGGCCCTGGCCAACACGGGTGGACGGGTCGACAGCGGCGTGATCGACCCCGGCGTGCTCGGCGCGGGCGACGGCGACCTGGTGGCCGACATCGTCTCGGGCCAGCTGGCCGACAACGACGTGGTCGTGGTCGACCCGGGGCTGACCGCGCCGAAGGTGGCGGGCCCGACCCCCCCTGACGACCTGGCCGCCGACGAGGCCGGCCTGGCCGCCACCGACGCGGTGGTCGGCGCCGTGGCCGAGGAGCTGCCCGACGACGCCCTCCTGCTGGTGGTGGGCGTCACGCCCCCCGACGAGGAGTGGGCCCTGACGGCCACGGTGGCCTGGGGCGCGGGTGTCGACGTCCACCGGCTGAGCTCGCCCACCGCCCGACGTCCGGACCTGGTGACGCTCACCGACATCGGCCCCACCGTCCTCGACGCCCTCGGGGTCGAGCGCCCCTCCGGGATGGCCGGCCAGGCCCTGCGCCTGCGCGAGGGCACGGTCGACCGCGACCGCCTCGACCAGCTCGACGACGTGGCGCGCGGGCGTGAGGCGGACTACTTCCGCATGACCATCACCTTCATCACCGCCCTGGCCCTTCTCCAGCTGGCGGCCTGGGGCCTGCTGGCCGCGGGTCGGCTCCGCCCCCGCGCCGCCCGGGTGGTGCAGGCCCTGGTGCTGGTGGGCGTGGCCTGGCCCCTCGCCACCTACCTGATCCGCCTGGTGCCGGTGCTGATGACCCTCGGCCCGTGGACCCACCTGGCCCCGTGGCCGGTGGCCGCCGCGGTGGCGTGGCTCGCCTCCCGGCTGCGCCGCCACCCGCTGGCGCCGCTGGCCGCGGTGTGCGCCGCCACCGCAGGGCTGATCGTGGCCGACCTGGCCACCGGCGGCCACCTGCAGGTCGCCAGCGTCCTCGGCACCGCCCCCCACACCACCTACCGCTTCAACGGCCTCGGCAACGTCGGCTTCGCCGTGCTGGCGGCCACCTCGCTGCTCGCCGTCGGGATCCACGTCGACGCCGCCCCCCGGCGCGACGAGGCCCTCGTCACCGGCGGCGCCGCGCTGGCCGTGGTGCTGGTGGCCGACGTGGCGCCGTGGATGGGCGCGGACGTCGGCGGGATCCTCACCCTGCTACCCGTGTTCGGCCTCACCCTGTTCGCCCTGAGCGGCCGGCGCCTGCGCCCGCGCTCGGTGCTGGTGGCCGCGGCCGGGACGGTGCTGGGCTTCGCCCTCGTGCTCGGGCTCGACCTGATGCGCCCCGACGAGGCCCAGACCCACCTGGCCCGCTTCGTGACCGAGACCGTGGCCGACGGCGACCTGGGCACCGCGGTGGGCCGGCGCTGGGCGGCCAACACCCGCATGTTCACCCAGTCGGCGTGGACCTGGACGGTGCTGCCCCTGGCCCTCGCCATCGCCGCCGCTGTGGCCCGCAGCCGCTGGCTCCGGGAGCGGGCCCCGCTGGGGCGCAGCACCCGCATCGCCGTGCTCGGGGCCCTGGCCGCCGGCGTGCTCGGCTGGGTGCTCAACGACTCCGGCGTGGTCGTCACCGCCATGGTGCTGATCTTCGTGCCCGCGGTGCTGCTGGTCGCGGCGACCGAGCGCGTCGCCGGCTGGGTCGGTCCGGTCCCCGCGCCCGGTGACCTGGGCCGGCCCCCCGCCCCGACCCCGCCGCTGGCCTCCGAGCCGGTGGCGGTGGCCGCGGGCCGCCCGGGGGCCGGGGAGCCGTCGTGGCCCCGCTGA
- a CDS encoding CTP synthase: MTKHVFVTGGVASSLGKGISASSLGRLLKARGLRVTMQKLDPYINVDPGTMNPFEHGEVFVTDDGGETDLDLGHYERFIDESLSRACNATTGSIYSTVLAQERRGDYLGRTVQVIPHITDEIKRRIRSLATDDVDVVITEIGGTVGDIEILPFLEAIRQFRLDVGRDNVCYIHVTLVPFIGPSSEQKTKPTQHSVTELRSRGIQPDVIVCRSEAPISVALKEKISSLCDVQPTGVVNAADADNLYEVPLILHDEGFDEEVCTVLRLNAGEPDLRPWQRLVSRIEAAERTVRIGVIGKYVSLPDAYLSVVEATRHGGFHHGARIEIDLIQAEEVEGLLASSRLADLDGMVIPGGFGERGSAGKIAAAGYARENDLPCLGLCLGLQMMVVDFARNVLGMAGANSSEFDPATPYPVIDLMDEQQSVTEKGGTMRLGAYVAELEPGSRVAEIYGRTVVSERHRHRYEFNSRLRHHFDGSALRLSGTSPDHRLVEFIELDDHPFWIATQAHPELKSRPDRAAPLFRELVGAALLRAEARNPHLFDVREVEGGGADDEDDAEVATAPVTVDVTGAGPPGARP; the protein is encoded by the coding sequence GTGACCAAGCACGTCTTCGTCACCGGCGGCGTGGCCTCGTCGCTCGGCAAGGGCATCAGCGCGTCGTCGCTGGGTCGGCTGCTGAAGGCCCGCGGCCTGCGGGTCACCATGCAGAAGCTCGACCCCTACATCAACGTCGACCCCGGGACCATGAACCCCTTCGAGCACGGGGAGGTCTTCGTCACCGACGACGGGGGCGAGACCGACCTCGACCTCGGCCACTACGAGCGGTTCATCGACGAGAGCCTGTCGCGGGCGTGCAACGCCACCACCGGCTCGATCTACTCGACGGTCCTGGCCCAGGAGCGCCGGGGCGACTACCTCGGCCGCACCGTGCAGGTGATCCCCCACATCACCGACGAGATCAAGCGCCGCATCCGCAGCCTGGCCACCGACGACGTCGACGTGGTGATCACCGAGATCGGCGGCACCGTCGGCGACATCGAGATCCTGCCCTTCCTCGAGGCCATCCGACAGTTCCGCCTCGACGTCGGGCGCGACAACGTCTGCTACATCCACGTCACCCTGGTGCCGTTCATCGGCCCGTCCAGCGAGCAGAAGACCAAGCCCACCCAGCACTCGGTCACCGAGCTGCGCAGCCGGGGCATCCAGCCCGACGTGATCGTGTGCCGCAGCGAGGCCCCCATCTCGGTCGCCCTGAAGGAGAAGATCTCCTCGCTCTGCGACGTGCAGCCCACGGGCGTGGTGAACGCGGCCGACGCCGACAACCTCTACGAGGTGCCCCTCATCCTCCACGACGAGGGCTTCGACGAGGAGGTCTGCACCGTGCTCCGGCTCAACGCCGGCGAGCCCGACCTGCGTCCCTGGCAGCGCCTGGTCAGCCGCATCGAGGCGGCCGAGCGGACCGTGCGCATCGGGGTCATCGGCAAGTACGTGAGCCTGCCCGACGCCTACCTCTCGGTGGTCGAGGCCACCCGCCACGGCGGCTTCCACCACGGCGCCCGCATCGAGATCGACCTCATCCAGGCCGAGGAGGTCGAGGGCCTGCTGGCCAGCAGCCGCCTGGCCGACCTCGACGGCATGGTGATCCCCGGTGGCTTCGGCGAGCGGGGCAGCGCCGGCAAGATCGCGGCGGCCGGCTACGCCCGGGAGAACGACCTGCCCTGCCTCGGGCTCTGCCTGGGCCTGCAGATGATGGTGGTCGACTTCGCCCGCAACGTGCTCGGCATGGCCGGGGCCAACAGCAGCGAGTTCGACCCCGCCACCCCGTACCCGGTGATCGACCTGATGGACGAGCAGCAGAGCGTCACCGAGAAGGGCGGCACCATGCGCCTGGGCGCCTACGTGGCCGAGCTCGAGCCCGGGTCCCGGGTGGCCGAGATCTACGGGCGCACCGTGGTCTCCGAGCGCCACCGGCACCGCTACGAGTTCAACTCCCGGCTCCGCCACCACTTCGACGGCTCCGCCCTCCGCCTCTCGGGCACCTCCCCGGACCACCGCCTCGTCGAGTTCATCGAGCTCGACGACCACCCCTTCTGGATCGCCACCCAGGCCCACCCGGAGCTGAAGAGCCGTCCGGACCGGGCCGCCCCCCTGTTCCGGGAGCTGGTGGGCGCGGCCCTGCTCCGGGCCGAGGCCCGCAACCCGCACCTGTTCGACGTCCGCGAGGTCGAGGGCGGCGGGGCCGACGACGAGGACGACGCCGAGGTCGCGACCGCACCCGTGACCGTCGACGTGACCGGGGCCGGCCCGCCCGGCGCCCGGCCCTGA
- a CDS encoding NUDIX hydrolase — protein sequence MDGATGGFRHLGDDVVARLHRITVARGRFAAPDGTEYERDVVRDMAVVAAVPLLDDGETVLLVRQYRGPVDAWMLEVPAGLCDVEGEDDPEVTVRRELVEEVGREAAHLELLARVHPSAGLTDCHEHLFLATGLTEVPVDRKGPEEEHMTIEEMSLRDVPARIADGTLTDAKTLIGLLAAREHLGVR from the coding sequence GTGGACGGCGCGACGGGGGGCTTCCGCCACCTCGGCGACGACGTGGTGGCCCGGCTGCACCGCATCACCGTCGCCCGGGGCCGCTTCGCCGCACCCGACGGCACCGAGTACGAGCGCGACGTCGTGCGCGACATGGCGGTGGTCGCCGCCGTCCCCCTCCTCGACGACGGCGAGACGGTGCTGCTCGTGCGCCAGTACCGGGGCCCCGTCGACGCCTGGATGCTCGAGGTCCCGGCCGGGCTGTGCGACGTCGAGGGCGAGGACGACCCCGAGGTCACCGTCCGGCGCGAGCTGGTCGAGGAGGTGGGGCGGGAGGCGGCCCACCTCGAGCTCCTGGCCCGGGTCCACCCCTCCGCCGGGCTCACCGACTGCCACGAGCACCTGTTCCTCGCCACCGGTCTGACCGAGGTCCCCGTCGACCGCAAGGGCCCGGAGGAGGAGCACATGACCATCGAGGAGATGTCGCTCCGCGACGTCCCCGCCCGCATCGCCGACGGCACCCTCACCGACGCCAAGACCCTCATCGGGCTGCTGGCGGCGCGCGAGCACCTCGGGGTGCGGTGA
- a CDS encoding site-specific tyrosine recombinase, producing MTGSGTEADPAVEEVPLPLEVEELLGWLRVEKGRSPTTLTAYRGDLRRYCAWLHGRGASLDAVGEEDVTAYVAHLRAEGRAPSSVKRAMVSVRALHRFLAREGSAPVDPSAEVALPRVPRGVPRALTEEEVGALLDAVVGDDALARRDRAILEVLYGTGLRISELVGLSVADVDRESALIRAFGKGARERIVPVGRLAMAAVDRWLAAGGRPLLAPERWARRADADALFLNRRGGRLSRQGAWGVVRKHGDAAGLGDRLTPHVLRHSCATHMLDHGADVRAVQELLGHASISTTQIYTLVSADRLWSVYRDAHPRARG from the coding sequence GTGACCGGGTCCGGCACCGAGGCCGACCCCGCCGTCGAGGAGGTCCCGCTCCCGCTCGAGGTGGAGGAGCTGCTCGGCTGGCTGCGGGTCGAGAAGGGCCGCTCGCCCACCACGCTGACGGCCTACCGCGGCGACCTCCGCCGCTACTGCGCCTGGCTGCACGGCCGGGGGGCGTCGCTCGACGCGGTGGGGGAGGAGGACGTCACCGCCTACGTGGCCCACCTGCGGGCCGAGGGCCGGGCGCCCTCGTCGGTGAAGCGGGCCATGGTGTCGGTGCGGGCCCTGCACCGCTTCCTCGCCCGCGAGGGCTCCGCCCCCGTCGACCCCTCGGCCGAGGTGGCCCTGCCCCGCGTGCCCCGCGGCGTGCCCCGAGCGCTCACCGAGGAGGAGGTCGGCGCCCTCCTCGACGCCGTCGTCGGCGACGACGCCCTCGCCCGCCGGGACCGGGCCATCCTCGAGGTGCTCTACGGCACCGGCCTGCGGATCTCGGAGCTGGTCGGGCTGTCGGTGGCCGACGTCGACCGCGAGTCGGCCCTCATCCGGGCGTTCGGCAAGGGGGCCCGGGAGCGGATCGTGCCCGTGGGCCGCCTGGCGATGGCGGCGGTCGACCGGTGGCTGGCCGCCGGGGGCCGCCCCCTGCTGGCGCCCGAGCGGTGGGCCCGCCGGGCCGACGCCGACGCCCTCTTCCTCAACCGGCGCGGCGGGCGCCTCAGCCGCCAGGGGGCGTGGGGGGTGGTGCGCAAGCACGGCGACGCCGCCGGCCTGGGCGACCGCCTGACCCCGCACGTGCTGCGCCACTCGTGCGCGACCCACATGCTCGACCACGGCGCCGACGTCCGGGCCGTGCAGGAGCTGCTGGGCCACGCCTCCATCAGCACCACCCAGATCTACACCCTCGTCTCCGCCGACCGGCTGTGGAGCGTCTACCGCGACGCCCACCCCCGGGCGCGGGGCTGA
- a CDS encoding TraR/DksA family transcriptional regulator, which translates to MLTPETLASLRQTLEEERERLQTQVREMAGDDFDENFADSAQVAAEQGEHRTLTESLEEQLTQVQAALERMDEGTFGLCEVDEQPIAPARLEAFPTARRCMDHSEG; encoded by the coding sequence ATGCTGACCCCCGAGACCCTCGCCTCGCTGCGCCAGACCCTGGAGGAGGAGCGCGAGCGCCTGCAGACCCAGGTCCGCGAGATGGCGGGCGACGACTTCGACGAGAACTTCGCCGACTCGGCCCAGGTGGCCGCCGAGCAGGGTGAGCACCGCACCCTCACCGAGTCGCTGGAGGAGCAGCTGACCCAGGTCCAGGCCGCCCTGGAGCGGATGGACGAGGGGACCTTCGGGCTCTGCGAGGTCGACGAGCAGCCCATCGCCCCGGCCCGGCTGGAGGCGTTCCCCACCGCCCGACGCTGCATGGACCACAGCGAGGGGTGA
- a CDS encoding maleylpyruvate isomerase family mycothiol-dependent enzyme → MDAVLAALQGQLDELEGLLAPLDADAWHRPSACAGWDVSDVVLHLAQTNELAAASARGDLARVADGWGRAEGTTVDDVAGDAVAAQRGTAPDEVHARWTASATAMVGALAACPPDQRVPWVVGDMAARTLATTRLAETWIHTGDVADGLGVTLAPTDRLWHVARLVHRTLPYAFARAGEAPPGPVRLALAAPGGDTWTFGPDDAPTVVTGPAADLCRVAGQRAHASDTALAATGPDATAVLRLMRTFA, encoded by the coding sequence ATGGACGCGGTCCTCGCCGCCCTGCAGGGCCAGCTCGACGAGCTGGAGGGCCTCCTCGCCCCGCTCGACGCCGACGCCTGGCACCGGCCCTCCGCCTGCGCCGGGTGGGACGTCAGCGACGTCGTGCTCCACCTGGCCCAGACCAACGAGCTGGCGGCCGCCTCGGCGCGTGGCGACCTGGCCCGGGTGGCCGACGGCTGGGGCCGGGCCGAGGGCACCACCGTCGACGACGTCGCCGGCGACGCCGTCGCGGCCCAGCGGGGCACGGCGCCCGACGAGGTCCACGCTCGGTGGACGGCGAGCGCCACGGCCATGGTCGGGGCCCTCGCCGCGTGCCCTCCCGACCAGCGGGTGCCGTGGGTCGTCGGCGACATGGCCGCCCGCACGCTCGCCACGACCCGGCTGGCCGAGACCTGGATCCACACGGGCGACGTGGCCGACGGGCTGGGCGTCACCCTCGCCCCCACCGACCGGCTCTGGCACGTGGCCCGCCTGGTGCACCGCACCCTCCCCTACGCCTTCGCCCGGGCCGGCGAGGCCCCTCCCGGCCCGGTCCGCCTCGCCCTCGCCGCCCCCGGCGGCGACACCTGGACCTTCGGCCCCGACGACGCGCCGACCGTGGTCACCGGCCCCGCCGCCGACCTCTGCCGGGTGGCCGGCCAGCGGGCCCACGCGTCCGACACCGCCCTCGCGGCCACCGGCCCCGACGCCACCGCCGTCCTCCGCCTCATGCGCACCTTCGCCTGA